Proteins encoded by one window of Leishmania infantum JPCM5 genome chromosome 32:
- a CDS encoding putative RNA polymerase-like protein: MFYKVVLQRTVNVKPADLCNTLNRSLLTFLRQAVEGKPLPSPDSVASIALDYVTASKSSAVVIAVLDILNAETLQGKVLDDGSVSFRLTYEAMVLKLHRGEVLDLLVSDVDETGFWASVYGVNKLFVNRNQMGEDLKTGRSEWSFEAETAAWVSNDDRRSIKKDTMVRLRVIAETPQSERGMAVGTIGAPFLGPRVGSY, from the coding sequence ATGTTCTACAAGGTCGTCCTTCAGCGCACGGTGAACGTAAAGCCGGCGGACCTGTGCAACACGCTGAATCGCAGTCTTCTGACCTTCCTGCGACAGGCGGTCGAGGgaaagccgctgccgtcgccagACAGCGTCGCTAGTATCGCACTCGACTACGTCACAGCGAGCAAGTCCTCGGCGGTGGTAATTGCCGTGCTGGATATCCTCAATGCGGAGACACTGCAAGGCAAGGTGCTCGATGACGGAAGTGTGTCGTTCCGGCTCACCTATGAGGCGATGGTGCTGAAACTGCACCGAGGTGAGGTGCTGGACCTGCTGGTCAGCGATGTGGACGAGACAGGCTTCTGGGCGAGCGTCTATGGCGTCAATAAGCTCTTTGTGAACCGCAATCAAATGGGCGAGGACCTGAAGACGGGAAGGTCGGAGTGGTCTTTTGAGGCGGAGACAGCCGCGTGGGTCAGCAACGACGATCGCCGCTCCATCAAGAAGGATACGATGGTGCGCCTTCGCGTGATTGCGGAAACCCCGCAATCCGAACGTGGCATGGCTGTCGGCACCATCGGTGCCCCGTTTCTGGGTCCACGCGTCGGCAGCTATTAG
- a CDS encoding putative polypeptide deformylase-like protein — protein MRRCVPWRRLLCGGTRLLRDGVDTGGAPSSSSPSFKETVEGKLEKEAEALRRVACYPHRSMTRPVMPVPASQILSPVFMSSLMDLNQLATDLHCLSFSAPKAHWDAAVILIKSNPDETEYEVWVNPSVPGYDDRNAVAPMYGMWENCISCGTATAWVVRPQRVTCSGYDEHGNHKVQVLDGMRARCLMHELDHLMGKTIFHQAVGPEFVVSSVAMAQRHLWPANFPSAEAYVTTPGQFFDYVQNATMIPPGMEWWYAQNVREEFGNEQIGQ, from the coding sequence ATGCGTCGCTGTGTGCCTTGGCGTCGCCTCCTGTGCGGGGGCACCAGGCTcctgcgcgacggcgtcgacacAGGAGGTGCGCCGTCGTCCAGCTCACCCAGCTTCAAAGAGACCGTTGAGGGGAAGCTagagaaggaggcggaggcgctccGGCGCGTCGCTTGCTATCCTCATCGCTCCATGACCAGACCAGTCATGCCCGTACCGGCGTCACAGATTCTCTCCCCGGTTTTCATGTCGAGTCTCATGGATCTCAACCAGCTGGCGACAGACCTGCACTGCCTGTCGTTCAGCGCCCCCAAAGCGCACTGGGACGCAGCGGTGATTCTCATCAAGAGCAACCCAGACGAGACGGAGTACGAGGTGTGGGTGAACCCGTCAGTGCCCGGCTACGACGATCGCAACGCGGTGGCGCCCATGTACGGCATGTGGGAGAACTGCATCTCGTGcggcacggcgacggcgtgggTGGTACGCCCGCAGCGCGTCACGTGCAGCGGGTACGATGAGCACGGCAACCACAAGGTGCAGGTGCTAGACGGCATGCGAGCACGTTGCCTCATGCACGAGCTGGACCACTTGATGGGCAAGACTATCTTTCATCAAGCGGTCGGGCCAGAGTTTGTTGTGAGCTCGGTGGCAATGGCGCAGCGACATCTGTGGCCGGCCAACTTCCCGTCTGCCGAGGCGTACGTCACCACTCCTGGCCAGTTTTTTGATTACGTGCAGAACGCGACGATGATTCCGCCGGGCATGGAGTGGTGGTACGCGCAGAACGTCAGGGAGGAGTTTGGTAACGAGCAAATTGGACAGTGA